A genomic window from Colletotrichum destructivum chromosome 7, complete sequence includes:
- a CDS encoding Putative large ribosomal subunit protein eL13, which translates to MAIAHNQQIPHNHFRKDWQRRVRTHFDQAGKKHSRRVARQAKAAKVAPRPTDLLRPVVRCPSIRYNRKVRAGRGFTLDELKAAGIPRLYAPTIGISVDGRRKNLSEESLAANVARLKAYKERLVVFPRRSNKVKQGDSKVDLANTETVQNLANALPIEKVASGFSEISKSDVPKAIEGGAYRKLRLARSEARNLGKREKRARDAAEAEAAKK; encoded by the exons ATG GCGATCGCACACAACCAGCAGATCCCCCACAACC ATTTCCGCAAGGATTGGCAGCGCCGGGTCCGGACGCACTTCGACCAG GCCGGCAAGAAGCACAGCCGCCGTGTCGCCCGTCAGGCCAAGGCTGCTAAGGTCGCTCCCCGTCCCAccgacctcctccgccccgTCGTGAGATGCCCCTCGATCCGCTACAACCGTAAGGTCCGTGCCGGCCGCGGTTTcaccctcgacgagctcaag GCCGCTGGCATCCCCCGCCTTTACGCTCCCACCATCGGTATCTCCGTTGATGGCCGCCGCAAGAACCTGAGCGAGGAGTCCCTTGCCGCCAACGTTGCCCGCCTCAAGGCCTACAAGGagcgcctcgtcgtcttcccccGCCGTTCCAACAAGGTCAAGCAGGGCGACTCCaaggtcgacctcgccaacaCCGAGACCGTCCAgaacctcgccaacgccctCCCCATCGAGAAGGTCGCCTCCGGCTTCTCCGAGATCTCCAAGTCCGACGTCcccaaggccatcgagggcGGTGCCTACCGCAAGCTCCGTCTCGCGAGAAGCGAGGCCCGCAACCTGGGCAAGCGCGAGAAGCGTGCCCGCGatgcggccgaggccgaggctgccaagAAATAA
- a CDS encoding Putative cytochrome c oxidase assembly protein COX14, which translates to MASRTGGPRSASDATRFTSTTPHAASKNTPTSTTAAAAATPQAPKFPGRQPGESPEERVRRLRAAHEAARAAQTSSVDRVIGGSRRLFDFAHKFTVLGLVSFTAIAGLVSVYSVYDMVTYNKQRRNDFIEAQRKMEEDSLASARIAFINGTATDAQVTLVEEANTLARETGVKLPPLLSAPTVTTQAEKIFGKGGGQQQQQQQQHENAFSAESSPDLAATAAPPAQKKSSWWPFGGSSSAAPQSLEERKELLQDKAKAAFERERENQRRGGALDQLGLPQEEKKAEKKGWW; encoded by the exons ATGGCATCCAGAACAGGCGGTCCCCGGAGCGCCTCGGACGCCACGCGCTTCACCTCGACCACCCCGCACGCCGCCTCCAAGAACACTCCcacatcgacgacggcggcagcggcggcgacaccACAGGCCCCTAAGTTCCCCGGCCGGCAACCGGGCGAGTCCCCCGAGGAGcgcgtccgccgccttcgcgccgcccacgaggccgcccgcGCGGCGCAGACCTCGAGCGTCGAccgcgtcatcggcggcagccgTCGCCTCTTTGACTTTGCGCACAAGTTCAcagtcctcggcctcgtcagcTTCACGG CCATCGCAGGCCTCGTATCCGTCTACTCCGTCTACGACATGGTGACCTACAACAAGCAGCGTCGTAACGATTTCATCGAGGCCCAGCgcaagatggaggaggactccctcgcctcggcccgcatcgccttcatcaacggcaccgccaccgacgcccaggtcaccctcgtcgaggaggccaacaCTCTCGCCCGCGAGACCGGTGTCAAGCTGCCGCCCCTGCTGTCCGCGCCCACCGTCACCAcccaggccgagaagataTTTGGaaagggcggcggccagcaacagcagcagcaacagcagcacgAGAACGCCTTCTCCGCCGAATCATCACCggacctcgccgccaccgccgcgcCTCCCGCACAGAAGAAGAGCAGCTGGTGGCCCTTTGGCggttcctcgtcggccgcgCCCCAGAGCCTCGAGGAGAGGAAAGAGCTGCTCcaggacaaggccaaggcggctTTCGAGCGCGAACGGGAGAACCAGCGGCGgggcggcgccctcgaccagctcggcctgccgcaggaggagaagaaggccgagaagaaggggtgGTGGTAA
- a CDS encoding Putative armadillo-like helical, Rap1 GTPase-GDP dissociation stimulator 1 → MDEEAPQHQLSNGTMLTPDAIADLLSSASAWADPGSESQSRAHRTALLGDVLFTAKQLWNVGSEELDAVAEKLGDGSRDASWRRPLGESGILDFFLSIIATQGLRPELKKHMLRLIGNSCADTDENREKVVASGALAPIIGFLADDAAFLFAVPVLYNILVDYEPAQAQASAESLTLHLVDLLASTRLADAPHLVDIVVKILALLATHETEATLAPSQTPAVLLTLALAPTTDAEDFVSLTAVALAYLTHAPVQAAFIATSSVPMLLDTLYHLQTQLDALQIEDADAAVQLRALPQSFIQVLADISYADEFPLRHPLGSPVLDTLQSWLSLPNPHLRAAACLCLGNVARSDEASFALVRDSAVHLPLVALVRDATDSQLLHSALSFLKNLAIPSQNKPVLGDAGLLDPDVLPRVWALDANPQVQFSAVSLARLLLVNTPPNVRRLCAPLSPDPLSPSHETTQLHRLLDIFARSDAEHTRTEAARAAAVVCRVLHTTPIPPVLPDWDPSEDGYVFRPEKPLSPAALAEAEGDGSTKRRAKFYRQHAGLNKALAFLVTQTRFPVLRSEAWFVFALMCRAKDGADVVIRTLQVAGAFEALTEAITGRTFAAAEEARDGVRAIEEGPAGAGQAAVVSGGSNAAMVEGLGLEPQQADPSQAAGMKKVDRENGLVMVTELVKNHADELPAGRRAAFEDMLREGSEMLVDEKGKANA, encoded by the exons ATGGACGAAGAGGCACCTCAACATCAGCTATCCAACGGCACAATGCTCACACCGGACGCCATCGCAGACCTgctctcctccgcctcggcatGGGCTGATCCTGGATCCGAGAGCCAGAGCCGCGCGCACAGGACGGCCCTGCTGGGCGACGTGCTGTTCACAGCAAAGCAGCTATGGAATGTCGGCAGCGAGGAGCTTGATGCcgtggccgagaagctgggTGACGGGAGTCGAGACG CTTCATGGAGACGGCCGCTAGGAGAGTCGGGCATCCTGgacttcttcctctccatcatcgccacaCAAGGCCTCCGTCCGGAATTGAAGAAGCATATGCTCCGTCTCATCGGCAACTCCTGTGCCGACACGG ATGAAAACCGCGAAAAGGTCGTCGCCTCGggcgccctcgcccccaTCATCGGATtcctcgccgatgacgccgccTTCCTCTTTGCTGTTCCTGTCCTCTacaacatcctcgtcgactacGAGCCCGCCCAAGCCCAGGCCAGCGCGGAGTCCTTGACATTGCATCTTGTGGACTTGCTCGCTAGCAcgcgcctcgccgacgccccgcacctcgtcgacatcgtcgtcaagatcCTTGCTCTGCTTGCCACTCACG AAACCGAGGCAACCCTGGCACCCTCGCAGACACCAGCTGTCCTCCTCACGCTGGCCCTCGCGCCCACGACTGACGCCGAGGATTTTGTCTCCctcaccgccgtcgccctcgcctaCCTCACCCACGCGCCCGTCCAGGCCGCTTTTATTGCCACGAGCTCCGTCCCTATGCTGCTGGACACCCTGTACCACCTCCAGACCCAGCTGGACGCTCTCCAGATCGAGGACgcagacgccgccgtccagctcCGGGCGCTCCCGCAGTCCTTCATCcaggtcctcgccgacatctcCTACGCCGACGAGTTCCCCCTCCGCCACCCGCTTGGCTCCCCCgtcctcgacaccctccAGTCATGGCTGTCCCTGCCCAACCCTCacctccgcgccgccgcctgtcTCTGTCTCGGCAACGTAGCCCGCTCCGACGAGGCCTCCTTCGCCCTTGTCCGCGACAGCGCCGTCCACCTCCCgctcgtcgcccttgtccgCGACGCCACCGACTCCCAGCTCCTCCACTCCGCCCTCTCCTTCCTCAAGAACCTTGCCATCCCCTCTCAGAACAAGCCcgttctcggcgacgccggccttctcgacccGGACGTCCTCCCCCGCGTCTGGGCCCTCGACGCGAACCCCCAGGTCCAATTCTCCgccgtctccctcgcccgcctcctcctcgtcaacaccCCGCCCAAcgtccgccgcctctgcGCCCCGCTGAGCCCGGACCCCTTGTCCCCTTCGCACGAGACGACGCAGCTTcaccgcctcctcgacatcttcgcccgctccgacgccgagcacACAAGgaccgaggccgcccgcgccgccgcagtcgTCTGCCGTGTGCTGCACACCACCCCGATCCCCCCCGTCCTGCCAGACTGGGACCCCTCCGAAGACGGCTACGTCTTCCGGCCCGAGAAGCCGCTGTCGCCcgcggccctcgccgaggctgAGGGCGACGGCAGCACCAAGCGGCGGGCCAAGTTCTACCGCCAGCACGCCGGGTTGAACAAggccctcgccttcctcgtTACGCAGACGCGCTTCCCCGTGCTGCGCAGCGAGGCCTGGttcgtcttcgccctcatGTGCCGCgccaaggacggcgccgacgtcgtcatccgCACGCTGCAGGTTGCCGGCGCGTTTGAGGCGCTGACAGAGGCCATCACGGGGCGGACgttcgccgccgcagaaGAAGCGCGGGACGGGGTCAGGGCGATCGAGGAAGGCCCGGCCGGCGCTGGGCAGGCGGCGGTTGTCAGTGGCGGGAGCAATGCCGCGATGGTGGAGGGTTTGGGGTTGGAGCCGCAGCAGGCTGACCCgtcgcaggcggcgggcatGAAGAAGGTGGATCGGGAGAATGGCCTGGTCATGGTCACGGAATTGGTCAAGAAtcacgccgacgagctgccggcggggaggagggcagcGTTTGAAGACATGTTGAGGGAGGGCAGCGAGATGCTCGTGGATGAGAAGGGTAAGGCAAATGCTTGA